ACATCGACTTCTTAAGTGAGCTTGTAAGAAATGATGTAAAATACTCGGTTTTCTCTTACTTCAAAACACCGTAGACAAAATTGGGCCTCCCAAAGGAGTCGAAGGCACAGTGTTGTTAGAAAAGAGATAGTCGcaagatttcatttcttctgtttttgctGTGTCCTTGCTCGAGTTATGAAGATGCTTTATTGGACCGCATACTTCCCCTGACAAACTAAACCAAAGTCAAGCAACTGTGCCAAACATTGCGTACATTGAGCGGGTAAATAAGAACATCTCAATACAgggaaattatttaaaatctcTACGGCTCCTACAGTCTTTGTGCTAACCAAGCAGTAGATCTATAATCCAGAAGAGCCGTTCATGGTGACTAAATCAATCTTAGCAGTGAGGGTCAGGATACGACAGTTTTTCCCTTTTAGAACAACCAACATCAGATACTAGAACTTTTCAATCCATTTAACTCCTCCATTTATTGAGGGTAGAATCGTTTGCTCAACTAAACGATGATAGTCATCTGTCTTTTTATTACTGATGtactctcttttcttccttttctctttttttgctcgtCAGTGAACGTAGTAAATAGAGGAACaagtaaataagcaaataaataaacaaatgagttTGCTCTCAAACACGACCACCATTCTAAAGTCAAGTCAATCAGAATCGAGCACAGCAATCTCCACTGTGACTAGGAGTCTCCTAGTAGCTctaataaaaacgaaaagaatagtgaaaagaaattattcacaGTTTGACTTTGCTGGGACTAAATATGAGAGTTTCCAAAGACGACAGAAGAGAGTAGCGCAATTTGTTCGTTGGAgcaagccaaaaaaaaaagataaaaggataaaaagattaCGATAATGCGGAAAGGAAGTTCAGAATTACCTTCTACCACTGATGTTCAAAACATCACTATTATTGATGCTGCTTAACAAGCATCATGCAATAACGGATAAAAGGCAAGGTCCCGGTGCCATTCATTTTGGGAATTGTCACCGTGTTCTACTTTAAAGTTAAAGtgaaagtttctggcgttaatcaatccgcttgggatgtgcccccacgttcacttcaattcagaatcgtttgaggtttacgaacgtgtatctggcctatacaatgacttgcggtggctagtcaagtcagtgcttttatcctcccagacaagtctggtaccaatttatcgaccccggaggtatgaaaggcttggtgagcactagggcggattcgaacctccgatcgatcgtgcaggaagcggaacctctaaccgctacactacacccgccccgttCTACTTTAATCAGAATAATTTGAGGCTTATGGACACATAGAGTGAATTGTAGGGACCAGACGCTGTATCAAGTGTCTTTATTCTAagagtgggtgtagcgcagaaGTAGGACGCTGCCAACTCTTGAATCTGTCTTGAAGTACCTCGAAGACGGAAGACAGACGACTTTTATTGCAGGGATGATGATACACAATCTTGCCACCTTTTATAGGGTTAAGGAATGgtgaagaaaggaaggaatgtcgaaaaataacgaaaattaTGTAAAACAGTCAAAACGTTCGGGAAGATGATTAAGTTAAACAGTCAAAACATTCAggaaaatgaataagaagaaaatttcttggatttggTATTGATTAATGTCGATCCAAGACACTCCCCGCCGAAAAAAGGTTAGATGGGGCTTGCTAACGTGTCATTTCAATTTAGAGGCACGTGTTCTAGAAAGAAGTACGGATTTTCGTCTATATCTCAAGTATATTGCGATAGTACAATAGAAGAGAAGGAGTTCCAAAAGAAGCATAAGTACAATTTTAAATCGAGAGAGAAAGCTGGATATGTTCGGAAGAGAGTTATAAACATCggagaagaaagaagctaTTGGCTCAAGGCTAAACGAGCTATCAGATGATGAAGAGGCATTCATTGAAATgacatgtgaaaaaaatattgcttcATTTACAAAACTGAGTTGCTTTTTGAGGTGAGGAAAGACGTCGATCCAGGGCAAAGCGCAGTGCAGTTGATGTCGACGCTGGAGTTGGAGAAGTGAAACGTTAGCGTTGAAATTGTCCCTTCTGGCGTGCACTTCACTAATTGTGTCGTATCTTGGCATTTGAGTTGGGCGGTCTCCTCGCTTATTGATGACGTTCATGATACATTTGCCATGGATCCTTAAGTGCATGAGTAGCATCCAGATAGTTCTTCCATCTTTACTTCACAAGAGTTGTTATGTTTTTGGGCGGCGACGACAAGTCCATGTGCCAAGATTTGGACTGTGAGGCTGAACTGAAGCCAATTGTCAATCTTTGCCTTTATTGATGTGCCATCTTGTACTATTGCCACTTGTTTCGATGTTATCGGAAGTCTGTCGCGAGTGTTGTGTAGAAACGACGAAATGTCTTCTTTGTGACAAGAGCAGGCGACTGTATATGTCCTTGGTGTATCAAGAGCAGGCGTTCTTGGCAAAAAGCCGTGCTTTAAGTGTTTGGCATCGTCCTCTGTAGTACACTGAATCTGTCCCGGGGAATTTGGTAGAAGCTGTCCTTGAGGTGAATTTTTGATGCGAGTTGTTCGTTTTTCATCAGTGATGGAGTAGCTTGATGCAATAGGAAGATTTGGTGAGATAGTACTTGTCAGAGTTAATTGAACGTTGTTCCATGTGAACGGGATTCCAGGTTGGAGTTTGAAGTTTTCAGTGAAAGTCCGTCCTTCGTGTGTGAGTGAAATGACTCCTTCTGCATGAACGTTTCACGAgggacaagaaaaaattcgaaagatCGTTGATGACGTCGTTGTAGCGTAGTAGCGATAGAAGAGACGTGAAGAGGTGCAGGGGAAAACAGCAGTTGCACCAAAAGCAGCGACAGCTCGGTACGCAAAACGTAAATCCTGGGTTGGAATTCGAGATTATGCTGAATTCATATATCTTCTTTTCCGGAGTGAGAGATGcgcaaacattttctttacaACTTGCGCTATTGTAGCACTGATGGTGAGACTCGGCGTAGAACTGGTGGTCTCGTGTgaaattttcggtttttttttttggttgcagACATGGGAGATTTCTTTTAATTGAATAGCTGTTGTTCTAATcgcacaattttttctatcactGGAAAGGAGGCAGAGTTCTTGGCCTATGGGTTGTAGCGTTCACTTGAACGAAAGTACATTGTTCCATGTTGTTATTTGCTGTGCAGGTCGAAGTGAAGGCATGAATCAAGAGTATCGAGGTGGTAAGAAGAATTACGGCTACTGATATTTCAGTAACTGTCCAGCATTGATAGTTGTACAACTTCTCCCAGCATAGCCTGCATTGCAAAGTTTCGCATAGTGATTGACCAGGGCAAGTGACGTTGGAGGAAAGAACACGTTGGCCGTCAATCCATCCCATTACAGAGGCTGTATATTCGAATAATACGATCGATTTCGGGAAAAAATAGTCGTTTCCGATTTGTAATGGTTGACGTAGATGCATGTAGATGAGCAGCAGACTTTTAGAATATCgaagttttttgttgtttcaacGGCTAATCTTCCCTTCAAACATCTTGGTGTTGAGTAGCTGTCTCGTAGATCTTCGAGGTGGTCTTCGAAACCGTAGTATTCTTTTGAAGCCCCAAGCACGCATGATAATCGAGAAGTTCTCAAAGTCGAATGTTGTTACGGGAGAATAGTAGATGCTGAAAACTGATTGGGACGTCGGTGGTGAGCGTTGGTGATTGCGGCGAAATGCGCTTGATCCGGTGGCGGGAGTACTAGTGGGTATGGGAAGTGATGTTAAACGGCCGTCAGGTTAGAAGCAATGGTAGTCATCATTATTGAAGAACTCCCTTTTCGTTAGATGTAGTTCAGGGACTATAATTCCTGAGCCATCGTTAAAGCTCAATCTGGTGAAAGATTCCAAGTTTCATAGTGCTGGAGCATGATGACGATTGTTGTCGATTGAACAGACATGGGGAGGCTTGTAGTTATAGATCGATAAAGGTACGCTGTGGGCTTGTAAAGATTCTTTATATCGTCCATCGTAGAAGGAACAGCTGGTCATCCATTTTGGACAAGGACATTTACTGCCACAATATCCGGAGTTCGGAGGTAAAGGAATCGTTACTCTGATGTGCCCCAATGGACACTGGATTGGAAACCAATACAGTCTCCGTTCCTTACTATCTCCTTCGGTACTTGCCAAGgcgatttctttttccatacATTAATCTGCATTAATGATTTTCTTCGCTACTGATGAGGTAGAGCATCGGTTGTTGACGACGGCCATTTCAGATGAAGCAAATCCGATCAAAGCTGCTGGAAAGGTCACACATGACACAGTAAAGTTGGGGATGGCATTCGTTTTTGATCGTGTGGTCATCGTATGATGTGGTTCTGCGGCTACAGAGATTTTACAGTGTCGATTTGGTggttgttgttcttttctgcTGGATGATTACACTTCGATTGGACTGATTAAATTGATTGCTCTTGTAATGATGTTTTTGTTAGCCAAACGAAGATTGACAGTACGTTGAAATTCATCGTTGGAGCCAATTATTTGTCCAAGTTTCCACTGTCCACGTTTCACAGAATCGTCGTGAATTATGACGTAGTCTTCAAGGCTTGGTTGTGCATCGATTTCGAGACGTGCTTGGAGATGACTGCGTTTGTATTACTCTCTCAAACTGACCAGATACTCAGCTTTCCATCGTTTCCACAATGAAGTGAGGATCTCGTTTGTAGAGTTCCACATTTCAATGAGGTCTTCATGGTTTGAAGGTCAATGTGTGGAATGAAATCTTCGATGAGCTCGATGCATGGCATAGAAATTAGTGCTGTTGGTCGAAGAAAGTCTATTGGCCTCAGAGGGTGATGAGATTGCTTGTCGGACACGTAAATGAGCGGTCTTTAGTTACAAATGGCTGTACATTCAGCTGTGAGGGTTTTTAGCGTTTCGATATCGAAGATGTTGTTTTTGATGGCGTTCCGGTAAGCTGCTTTGAAAATTCCCACCATTCTTTCGTAAAGCCTCCTTGCAAAGGGCTATGGCTTGCGATGGAATGGAAGGAGATCTTGTTGTTTGCGCAGTAGTCCATGACGTTTTTATCTTCTGGTTGCTTCCTAAACAATTGCGACTGGAGGTCGTCGAGTGTTTTGAAGACTTTGGCGTTGTCGCAGATCATCCATTGTGGGAACCCGTTTGTCGCAACGAATCGCCGAATTACATGGAGAAGTGCTGCTGTAGACATGCTGGTTACTATCTCCGTAAAAATAGCTCTAGTATTCAAGCAGGTTATCAAGATGATCCAGTATTTGGATGTAGTCAAGTTATCAATTCTGAAGTTGAAGGGTCCCATGTAATCCATACCGGATCGCTGGAACGGATACTGTGGTTTCGTTACTCTTTGTTTTGGATGAATAGGGAAATGAGGTAGTGCGTACGATTTC
The Necator americanus strain Aroian chromosome I, whole genome shotgun sequence genome window above contains:
- a CDS encoding hypothetical protein (NECATOR_CHRI.G3364.T1); protein product: MSKKAKSKSYALPHFPIHPKQRVTKPQYPFQRSGMDYMGPFNFRIDNLTTSKYWIILITCLNTRAIFTEIVTSMSTAALLHVIRRFVATNGFPQWMICDNAKVFKTLDDLQSQLFRKQPEDKNVMDYCANNKISFHSIASHSPLQGGFTKEWWEFSKQLTGTPSKTTSSISKR
- a CDS encoding hypothetical protein (NECATOR_CHRI.G3365.T1), encoding MACDGMEGDLVVCAVVHDVFIFWLLPKQLRLEVVECFEDFGVVADHPLWEPVCRNESPNYMEKCCCRHAGYYLRKNSSSIQAGYQDDPVFGCSQVINSEVEGSHVIHTGSLERILWFRYSLFWMNREMR